The following is a genomic window from Plasmodium berghei ANKA genome assembly, chromosome: 9.
CTTAATTTTGTGACAAATAACTTATATTCCCGCTTGTTCCATTCGTCGACACCATGCAATTTGCGAATAACTATAGATagtcaaaaataaaaatatgaagaaattacaaaatagtcaagataataataaaaatgagcAAAAGATAATTTATTGTTTACTTACATGATGAGTGATTATTTCTGTAGCTTCTATATGTGGTCATATTAGTAGGATATGTTAATTTACTTTGTTCAAACATTGTATTTTGGTTAgtcattttgtttttcaaAATAGCGACGcctaataaaaatatatgtaattatCAAAaccaataaaaaaatatatattattatagttttacaactttttattattacatttttttcatctttaccttgatttatatattgaGGATTGGAAAAATCGTAGGGATGttccatatttttagaattataaatattttcattatgtaaatatgaattattCCAATTACAGTGTTGTGTAAAATTCCAGTAATAATCGGGAGTAGTACAATCTGTGAAATTTGAATATGATAATTGATTTAAATACTTTGGATCAGCATTATATCCAAATGGTAGAAAATATGGAAATGGAATGTtgtttttgaaaatatatttatgatttaataaatcaattgatgtattatcattattattagggtatatattataataattgcTCATGAAAAAATCATTTCGCATATTTTGTGAAATATCTCTTgtgttaatattattttgtatatttagATATGgattaaaatttgtattattattttgaattttttttgtatattttttttcattttttgaacCCTTCGACAAATAGTGATCATATGGAAGATCTAAGGGGCATATATTTtgagagaaaaaaaaaaaaaaaaattttaactTAGAAATAAGAGGATGTAGAAATGgaggaaaaaataactatatatatatagattgCTTGTGAATATTCATGTCTTACAAAAAAGATGCTTAGATTTTGAATTCCTCATTGATGCAACATCAACAACTATTTCTTTCCCACAAATGATGTGCAGTTTTTCACTGAGCGCCTAAGCAATGCacacatatgtatatatatatatttctgtttttatggaaaaagtcataggaaatataaaataatgtaaaaaaatatgaataatgaGGAGTGCAACTTACTTTGTCCATAGAAATTTGATTCTCAAACGAAACAAATCCGAATcccttatttttattgtttgaTAGGTTTTTtgagatatatatatctataattttaccatattttgaaaaatatttttcaagaTCTTTTTTGTTTACTTCAAACGGCAATCTCGTTACGAATATTCTGGGGTATTCTTTCAGAGccttcataaaaaaatattcataaaaaaatattcataaaaaaatactcataaaaatattcataaaataaagtgATAAACAAATGTGGaacattaatattaatttgtgAGATATGTAATTTTAATAAGACAGTGTGTTATTATATACCTCCTTTACTAAAATTGCTTTATTTTCGATAACTtctgtttttatattttcattaaaattgtCATATTTTGTATCTGATATAGTGGTATTAttagttttatttatatcgtATACAAAATCAGAgttattttgaatatttgaATCGTTTAATATGGGTCTTATTTCATTgttgaaattttttttaatttttttattttctttattttgttttaagggattattttttcttttaatccTGTTAtctaattcatttttatatttacttaaattgtttatgttattaatatcgcttttttccatttctAAATGTGTACTTTCTATTTCTTGGTTATtgattaaaattttattattttcggAAGTTTTATAGCATGTTGTTAATTCATTTGTGTATTCTAGATTATAACTTTTAGCACACACATCGATGTTTCCATTTATTCCTGAACAATAAGTTTCCTTATTTTGTTCACTAATAAATGaattgatatttttattattattgtcaATCTCCGAATTTTcacttcttttttttttttttaaaaaatcattaTGCATTTCATCTTCTCTGCCCTTATTAAAACTGATATTGTTTTcctctatatttttacaatttgaCATAGCCATATTTGTCATTCAGTTGATGAaacatgtatataaatatgtatatgtttaattgtatatatatatatatatatattgttatcTATCCATACATGTACATTGTTAAttgtaaatttattttgaaaaaaatatttataagaGTAAAGAAAAAGCTTAATTCATTGTTACATTGCTTCATGAATTTGCtagtttattatttatgtatgctattattaatatatatgactctatatttcatttactAATAACCATATAGTGACTTGGGCTTTATAATGTACATATCACactaaacaaaaaaatgcaaataatttttgtattattatatatagggCTATCCATGGATTCCTAAtggtttttattttgctatattgttaatatatatatatatatatatatatatatatacgtttttttttgtgaataAGAATACACCATAAAACCATTATACTCGTATTTCcgtcatttttattaaattgacatttttattttactatttcaatgtttattatttttttcaaaatcaccattatttatttatttatttttgatacTTTCTTTTCACAGTAATAGttactattttattaattttttctcaATCCTTAATTACACCTTTTGTGTAAATTAGCACTTTGAGCGTTAAGTTTTTCACATAATTGGcaaaacaaataaacaaaaaattaataaaaatgagtaaaaattaataaaaatgagtaaaaattaataaaaatgagtaaaagttaataaaaataagtaaaaattagtaaaaattaataaaaataaataagtatgattttgttattttgttcaattttttgttaCAAATATTGATTTGGGAAaggaaaaaagaaatattcatttagctatatatatttaagaCACAATATAAAGcttatatcaaaatatatatatgttcatTTAACAAAgattatgttattttttggcTATCTTAATTAttctaatttattatttttattcttaaattctttgaaataaattcaaaattatgatcattttttcagtttaattattatatatttgggGGCACTTACCAAAGTCTCTATCCCCCTCAAGGAATATCATATtctataaacaaatatatagtctaaaaacaaaactatcatttatatatatgaataatattaatgaaatagttttgaaaataaaaaagaaataccTTCAAAATACACTTAATAAAAGTTTATAACAAAGGTGAATCTCATTTGTCTAcaatatcattatatatatatattcctttACAATtcatacatacatatatattatatatttttattatgcaaagatgcaaaaaatatactataAGCCTCGAATTGTACAAACGCATTATAAGTATActcttgttttttttttgttacaatataaattccaataaaatgaaaggtttatttattcaaattaaaatgtgtatttttaatgatatttattaaataagatataatagtttttattatttaaaagtaaatagaatattgaagaaaattatatataaggATAATCATAATGTAGTGCCAAATTAACCAATATAGAATTaatatcaatatatatacaaataaatatatttataatatatatatatatatatagatatttttatgcattATTTTGCATTATTTACAGCAACAATAATTAGCAAATGGTGTTAAATACATAACCGCgcattttaataaatatatatggtGTTATAggaaacaataaaaaaatatataaaattaaaaaaaaaaatttaagttTATCGATACACgcatttataatttaatatatactaataataatatatatagaagaTTCCACATATATACACTTCGGTACaacaatttatatatatatatacatgaaCAAATCTTAATTTTAATGTCCCCCTCGCCCAGTTGTTCTTATATTTCCAGCTTTTCCACCTCTTTTGTCTGTTCCCCTACCAAACCCTCGGCCTCTATTGCGTCCACTTCCCCTTACGCCACCTCGACCTCTTCCGGCATTTCTCgatttttctataaatacaaaaaaaaaaatataaataataaaataatgctttaaaaactttttattttattcagatattaattatttgttattaCGCTCAGCCGTTTCCTCAATGGCGTTTTCTATAGCTTGATCTTGTACTCGAATATATTTCACACTACTCCCTCTAACATAACACTCAGATATTTTCCAAAATTTATCTCCATCTTTTGATgtgcatattatatttttcatatgtAAATTCATAAATCGATCACAAAATACTAAAAATCCACTATAAGTTTCTCCATTCTTTAGCTCAACCATCTGAACAAgtcataatatttataacaaaaataataaaatggcTAATTGACTATTAAGATAATAGCATATTCAAagaaatgtaaataatgctaggcaattaaaaaatcaatgttgtgataatttgttttattcttatatattACCACTGGTTGATTTTGAGAGCATTTTAACAAAGTTAAAGGAAACTaagggaaaaaaaaatgaaaaaaaaaaaaaaattattgagAAATGACAATTAATGGGATATTAttaatcatataaatactATGGACGTATTGGGcctttttcttttcctttttttatatagagcaataatatattataattatcttaaaaaatgcaaCACTACTGCGTAATtctcataatttttattaaataagtatttttcattttatatgtcatattattttcttgaTATATAGTATATGCAAATATTTCCATAAAGCATGCAAGTTCTTACCACCATAGtccttatttttaatattaattgctttgaaatattttctgtaataaaaaagaaaacaaggaaaaattattattaaataatgaaatgccaacatatattattttagtggtaacatataataaagcatatgaatatatttttgatgtCAATAAGAATCATTATATTAACATAAGTATATAAGGCatagaataataaaaaaaatcgaacaaatataattatacatgttttcaatatattttttttcgtgATAATGTCTAATATTTGAATAGTTGCATATAGATATACTAACTGAAgttgatatattataatatgtctataataatatgtataaagtATGTTCTTACTTTTTTAACAATATGTTACgcatttaatattatacaacTACAAACAGTTGCCAATGTGTAAAATTTGTCAATTAAAAgcttttaataattaatatagtACATATacaaaacataaataaaatatgagcatataaaaatgtgtattacaaattttaactttttttaaatttgtatttaagCTACTTTTTCACACTCTTAACACCAAAAGATgttgaatataaaataatacaattaaatttataaatgaaCTAACTATTTATGCTTTAATTACATTCTGTATATGTAAATTTTGTTGTTAGctattaaaattgtataaaataaataaaaaaaaggataaaggaaagataaaaatggtAGTAcgagaaaaattatacatatatataatacaggttgaataatatatatgtatatataaaatctaaatataaaaaaaaataaaatatattaaaaaataatttgaaattaaaatacaTAGAAACATTTAGCTACAGTTTATAGACCATGaaaagaaagaaatatGACATCCTTTTTTActatataattaaacatattaaggtacataataaataatatatatacgcgtgtatattttaaatgccttcttttcatataacttttattttccttatataaaaaaaataaataataaaataaataaattaggaataaaataaattaaatattttatttgtttggAGAACAAATTCATTGTTTGCCTTAGTTAAATAACATTTAATcatgtacatatattgtatataatttttttttactatatattttgatttattgtaacaattttacaaattaagaatataaaataataatcgtgaaaaagtaaaataaagatatgaTGGATAAGGTGTTTTCTTTTAACAATTTgcttcatatatttttatatatgtataaagCAATAATTTTTGGCTATACATTGAAATGTGTTAATAAGTGTAGTATTACAGGGATCATTTAAggatatatgtatttattaagctaacttataatttaaaagattatattacaattaagcaaaatttttaatataaaaaatatggcatgatatataaaataaatgaataaacTGATAGACGaagaacaaataaaattaaataaatcgaaaaaataaaatactaATATTAAAGTATTGACTTTAAAACTTTTCTAAGTTTTTCGTTAGTTTCTTCTTTATTGgcatatattttagatTTAGTTTTGTTTAGAATTTCAATTGATTGAGCATTTAATTCTTTCCACTCCCTATCTTCTAATGTCTCTAATTCCTTTTTTTCAGATTCATAAACATTTATGATGTTTTCTGTTTCCTTATAGAAGTCCTttaaaagttaaaaaatacaaaaaaagtaaaaaatagaaaGGGTTTATcttaaaatacaaatatataaacatatttgtgtataaattatatataaggaaatgtatataaatgcacattatatataatgaattgaagattttatatagttaaataaatatattctaaaatgtttaaaataaataaccttaattttatttttgtaattgtTTGCTACTTCAGCTAATTCGGTTTTcaatttttgatatattctatgtttttctttaatatttttttcctgttttaaaatattttcacgatatttatttaatttttcctctgctgtattttttatagcatttttttcatgatTAACAGTGTTaattaaacaattttttgtatCTTTGACTAAATAATCTATTTCATGTtcaaattttctttttgactcattagttattttttttatttgttgtATCATTTGAAGAACatcatcatcattttcataaaagttagacattttttcttaaaaatagctaaagaaaataatatttttataaatatataattatgtatttttttttttaaatattttatataagaaaaatatccatatatattgtatacatattttccctttttttttcatatgtTGTATATTCGTTGTGTTtggagaaaaaaaaattttaaaaaaaaaaatttaagcTTAATATTAAgcttattatatattttcgtatataataacattaAATATAAGTATACTAATTAAAGAGGTACACACGAAacagaaatatatatgttattgTAATTAAGTGTATTTACACAAAAATTAGgaaaaatgaagaatatTGCTATATAATAAGGGatgaattattaatttcaaaatgtcaaaaaaatcaaataaaattaacacaaaaaaaaatgggcATATAACACTTAacatacaaatataatgaaaaaaaaagcaaattCCAATGtgatatttgtatataaattgataatttagtttttttagtaaaatttatttaactTTTGTTATAACATATTTACTATCCATCCATAAAAGACATTAAAGCGTCCTCTTCCTTAGGGTTAATCTGAAAAGAGAGGATATATGAGTTGagcaaatgaaaaaaatgaaaaagtgaaaatatGAGGAAACTATGTTTGTTTATAAACTATACCTGTTCGTATATCATTGAAATTTCAATTAAAATTCTATCAAATGTAggtcttttatatttgttccTATTAATACAACTCTTTATTAAATtctaaaaagaaaaaaaaaaatgcaacaTTTTTGGGGATAAATGAATGTGgcttattttatattgatatttttttataatactTTAATAAAAGGTGGAATATTTTGAAAGGGTAATGATTCTTTGGCATATCCAACTGAAGCctataatgaaataataataaatcgatgttatgcataaatatgaaatgtatataaatttttatttatat
Proteins encoded in this region:
- a CDS encoding U6 snRNA-associated Sm-like protein LSm4, putative produces the protein MVFPLTLLKCSQNQPVMVELKNGETYSGFLVFCDRFMNLHMKNIICTSKDGDKFWKISECYVRGSSVKYIRVQDQAIENAIEETAEQKSRNAGRGRGGVRGSGRNRGRGFGRGTDKRGGKAGNIRTTGRGGH
- a CDS encoding nucleic acid binding protein, putative, giving the protein MTNMAMSNCKNIEENNISFNKGREDEMHNDFLKKKKRSENSEIDNNNKNINSFISEQNKETYCSGINGNIDVCAKSYNLEYTNELTTCYKTSENNKILINNQEIESTHLEMEKSDINNINNLSKYKNELDNRIKRKNNPLKQNKENKKIKKNFNNEIRPILNDSNIQNNSDFVYDINKTNNTTISDTKYDNFNENIKTEVIENKAILVKEALKEYPRIFVTRLPFEVNKKDLEKYFSKYGKIIDIYISKNLSNNKNKGFGFVSFENQISMDKALSEKLHIICGKEIVVDVASMRNSKSKHLFYLPYDHYLSKGSKNEKKYTKKIQNNNTNFNPYLNIQNNINTRDISQNMRNDFFMSNYYNIYPNNNDNTSIDLLNHKYIFKNNIPFPYFLPFGYNADPKYLNQLSYSNFTDCTTPDYYWNFTQHCNWNNSYLHNENIYNSKNMEHPYDFSNPQYINQGVAILKNKMTNQNTMFEQSKLTYPTNMTTYRSYRNNHSSFIRKLHGVDEWNKREYKLFVTKLNSVTTIETLRNYFESYGEIIDIYMPNDICTNKPRGIAFVTFLDSECVKKILSNKNYKHIIDGKEVVVDLADPETKSKKNVCYS